The genomic region TTCGAGCAGGCCGGAGAGCGTTTCGGGGCTCCCGGATATCGCCCGCGGCCACTCGTCGGCATCCAGCGTGGCAGGGGTCGGCTCGGGCACACCGCCGAGTTCGTCGATGGCCTCCTCGATGGACGGCGTGGTGCCGATGACGCCACGTTGCATCCGTTTGTACGATGCCTCTGCCATCGCCCGGAGCCGCGCCGCCTCCTCGTCGGTCTCCGCACAGACCGCGTTCACCGCGACCATCCCCTGTGGTTCGTCGATACCGCTGGACAGCTCCGACTGCTGGAAGTGCTCGCGGTACTGCTCGAACGCGTGCGTCGCGAACTGGGGCCGGATGAACGCCGCAAAGCAGTATCGTAAGCCGAGTTCGCCGGCGAGCGCTGCGCTCGATGGGCTCGACCCGAGTACCCAGGGCACGGGTTCGTCGGCACCCGACCGGGGAATCTGGATGTCGCTGTAGGCGTGTTCTGCAGGGTAGTCGTCGTAGAGATGGTTGACGACGGCCGTTATCTTCTCGGCGTGGTCCTCGTCGGGATTCTGGACGTGCCGTTCGGTGCCGAGGGCGCGGTCGACAGCCGGCGAGCCGTTCGCCCGGCCCAGGCCCGCGTCGATACGGCCGGGAGCCAGTGCGTCCAGCGCCCCGAACTGCTCTGCGACCTTGAACGGACTGTAGTGATTGAGCAACACCGCACCAGAGCCGAGTCGTATCGAGTCGGTCTCGGCGGCGAGATGGCCGAGCAAGACTTCGGGTGTCGTGCCCGCAAGGACGTCTGCCATACCGTGGTGTTCGGCGACCCAGAGCCGCGAGTAGCCGAGTCGCTCTGCCTGCTGTGCGATCTCGACGGTGTTCGCGTAGGCGTCGGTCGCGGAGCCACCGTCCGGGACCGGAGACAGGTCGACGAGGGAGAGGTCCATACCCGGGTTCTGCGACTGCGAGTGAAAACGGTTTGGCTAGCAGTGGATTCACCCGGCGGTAGTCGTCCGTGAGAGAACAGTCCCGTCGGGGGCCGGAAAACGACTGCCTTCGGTTCAGTACAGGTTCTGGAGGATCTCCAGCGTCTGCTCGCGGTCCTCCCAGGTGACGAAGATGGCGACGCTGGTCGCACTCGTGATGATGTCGTGGACGTTGATGCCCGCGTCGGCGAGCGGGTTGACGATACCCGCGATGACGCCGGGCTGGTTCGGGAGTTCGCCGCCCGTGATGCGGACGACGGCGATGTTGTCCTCGACGGTCACCGAGGAAAGCATCTCGTCCTCGACGACCTCGCGGTGGAGGATGTTCTCGGAGCGCTCGGCCTCGCTCTCGTCGACGTAGAAGGTGATGGAGTCCATGCCGCTGGCGACCGCGTCGATGTTGATGTCGGACTCGGCCAGGGCTTCGGAGAGGCGGTGGAACACACCGGACTGGTTGCGGATGGCCCGGCCCGCGATGGTGAGACAGGCGAGGGGCTCTTCGAGCATGTCGACGAGGTGCTTGAACTCGCCGGTGATCTGGGTCCCGCCCGAGAGCAGGTCGCCGTGCTGGTAGTGGACGACGCGAACGTCGAGGTTGTCGTCCTTGTAGGAGAGCGCAGACGGGGCGACGACCTCGGCCCCGCGGAAGGAGAGGTTACGGAGTTCGTCGACCGAGATCTGGCCGACGTTCCGGGCACCCTCGACGACGTGGGGGTCGCCGGTCATGACGCCCTCGACGTCGGTCACGATGACGACCTCGTCGGCGTCGAAGTACTTCCCGAGCATGACGGCCGTGGTGTCCGAGCCACCGCGACCCAGCGTCGTGATGTGGCCATCCATGGTCTCGGCGAGGAAGCCGGTGATGACCGGGACGACGCCGTCGAGCTCTGCGGCGATCTTCGCGGCGCGCTTCTTCGTCTCCTCGACGTTCACCTCGCCGTTCTCGTTGGCGACGACCGGCCAGTCAGGGTGGCCGGGTTCGAGGAACACGGCGTCGATACCGCGGGCGGTGAGGGCGGCCTTGAGCATCCGGACCGAGGTCCGCTCGCCCATGCTGACGATCTCGGCGCGGTCGGACTCGTCGGCCTCGAAGGTAATCTCGTCGAGCAGGTCGTCGGTCGTGTTCCCCATCGCGCTGGCGACCACGGCGATCTCGTGGCCCTCGCGGACGGCGGCGGCGACGGAGTCCGCGGCGCGGTTGATACGGTCACCGCTGCCGAGACTCGTCCCACCGAACTTCGCGACTACTCGCATACGTTCACCTCGTCGGTGCGAAATCGGTTCATACCACCACCTTTCCTCGTCGGCGGCATAACTATGTCCCTCGTGGGAAAAACCTGCCGCCGAGTGGAAGGTGCCACGAGCGACCGGGTACCGTTGTCATGTTTTATACCGAATCGGGTCCAACGTGTGACCGATGCACGTACGGGACGCGGTGGAGGCCGATGCCCCCGCACTGGCCGCCATCGCCGATGCACCGACGGACGTGATGCGTAATCTCGTCCACGACCGAACCGTGAGAGTCGCCGAAGACGAAGGAATCGAGGTGAACGACCCGAACGCCGACGTCGAGGAGACCGACACACCGGAACTGCTCGGGTTCGTGAGCTTCGACGCCGCGACGGACACCGTCCACATCACCCAGCTGGGCGGCACCGAGGCTGCATGCGAACGATTGCTGGAGGAGCCGATGCGGTTCGCCCGGACCGAGGGCATGGCCGTCGAGTTGCTCGTCACCGACGAGGGGTCGCCGGCAGCCGTCGCGGCCGAACAGGCCGGCTTCGAGCAGCAGGGGACGGGGCCGCGCTTCGAGCACAAACAGACGCTCCGGTACCGGTTCGGAAGCGGCGACTGACGGTGGACGAAGAGCGCCGCGAAAAGAGTGTGGCGAGGCTCAGGAGAACTTTCTGACGGTCACGTCGAGCGTGTCGAGGTCGACGATGGGCGCGTAGCCGGAGTCGGGATTGATGTTGACGGACTTCTGGAAGTCGGTCTGTTCCTGCCAGCAGCCGGAGTTGATGGCGAGGACGTTGTGGTACTTCCCGAAGCCGAGCTTGTGGACGTGGCCGGTGTGGAAGATGTCCGGCACGTCCTCGATGACGAGGTAGTCCTTCTCCTCGGGGGCGAGGCGGGTGTGACCACCGTACTGCGGCGCGACGTGGCGCTTCTTCAGGAGCTGGTACATCGCCTTGTGTGGCTCCTCGTAGCTCGCCTTGTCCTCGGGGAGCTCCGCGATGACCTCGTCCAGGGAGACGCCGTGGTACATGAGAACGGAAACGCCCTCGATAGTCACCGTCGAGGGGTTGCCCGTAATTCGGGCGTCGTGGGCCGACATGATGCTCCGGAGCTCGTCGTCGAACCCGGGCTGGGGTTCGGCGAGGCGAACCGCGTCGTGGTTCCCCGGAATCATGACGATCTCGAGGTCGCCGGGCACCTGCTTGAGCTTCTCGTTGAACGTCTCGTACTGCTCGTAGATGTCGACGACGTCGAGTTCCTCGTCCTGGTTCGGGTACACCCCGACGCCCTCGACCATGTCGCCCGCGATGAGCAGGTACTCGACGTGTTCGGCCTCCTCGGTGTAGAGCCAGTCACAGAAGGCGTCCCACTCGTCGTGCATGAACTCCTGGCTGCCGACGTGGACGTCCGAGATGAGCGCGGCCTGGACGTGGCGGTCGGCGTAGGACGGTTCGTAGGTGCGGGGCACGTCGGGGAAGTGCATCGCGTCGACGAACACGATGCCCGCGTCGTCAGAGAGCGTCCCCTCGATGGCGATGACCTCGTCACAGAGGAGCTCGTCGACCAGTTCCGCGATGTCGCGGTCCTTCATCACGAGGCAGGGGAACGTCCCCTTGGTGTCCTCCAGTTCGACCAGCCAGTGGCCCGAAGCGGTCGACCGGATGTCGTTCACCATCCCGACGATGGCGACCTCGCTCCCCGGCGCCATCGACTCGATGGCGGTCGTGGGGCGGTGGTTGACGCGACCCCGCAGCTTGCTGGAGAGCTTGTCGTAGCGGTCGCGGAACACCTTCACGAAGTCCTTGTACTCGCCAGTTCCGGTGCTCTGGCCGGTGATGTCGCCGGCGATGTCGAGCGAGCGGTGGGAGCGGTCGCCGGAGCGTTCGAACGACCCCCCTGTTTCGACTGGAGCAGTGGCCCCATTCGTTGGTTCGTCGGTGGAATCTCCACCCGAAACGGAGGGGTCGGTGTCTGCAGTCTCGGCGTCCGTGGTCGCGGTCCCCTTCGGGTCCGGAACCGGCGCAGAGGAGGGCGCTGCGTCGCGGACCGTCTGGACGTCTTCCGCGGTGATGACGATGGTGTCCGGGCCGGCCGCATCGACGACTGCGCGGAGGGTTCCAGTCGGGTCGTCGGCCGTCGCGATGAGCGTCACAGCCTCGCGTTCTGCGTTGTAGCCGTGGCTCGCGAGCTCGCCGACGATGCGTGCGGACCCCTCCAGTGGCACATCACTCTCGAACTAGCCGGGCGGGCAAAAGGGTGCCGAAAATCCCGACCGATCGAACGAAGGCACGGCCAGAATCCGCAACAGAAGGTTGATTGGCCGCGGGTGACAACCCCCGAGCAGATGACCGGACCCGGCAACGCCGACGACCCTGACGACGCCGACCGGCCCGACGGTCGCGACGGCGACCCGGCCGCCCCCGGCGACGACCAGGGTCCGACAGACGAGTGGGAGTGGGTCAGTGACGAATCGAGTCCCGACGACGCCGACGGGTCCGAACCGCTCGGAACCACCCCCGAACAAGACCGGGTCGTCGACGCCGACGCGGACGCCGCCACTCCGCCGCCACAGCCGAACGGGAACGGCGACGACTCGGAAGAGTTCGACGGCCCCATCGACTGGTTCTTCAACACGAGCGACCCGTGGGTCCAGACGATTCGCGACATCGGCAGCAGTGTCCTGACCGTCGCTCTCATCGGGCTCGTCCTGTTCGCCGTCAGCGGGGTCTGGCCGCCACTCGTCGCGGTCGAGAGCGGGAGCATGGAGCCGCACATGCACAAGAACGACCTGGTCTTCATCGTCGACCAGGACCGGTACGCACCCGACGGGGGCATCGAAGGCACCGGGGTAGTGACGTACCAACACGCCAGGACCAACGGCGGCTACTGGAGTTTCGGTGACTACGGGAACGTCATCGTCTACCAGCCCTACGGGGACGTCCGGCGCACACCCATCATCCATCGCGCCATGTTCTACGTCGAGCGTGGCGAGAACTGGTACGACCGGGCGAACGAGAGCTACCTCGACGGCGCGGACTCGTGTGCCGAGATCGCCAATAACGCCTGTCCGGCCCCCCACGCCGGGTTCATCACCAAGGGCGACAACCAGGTGACCAACGACCACTACGACCAGGTCGGCGGCCAGTCCAACATCGTCCGACCCGAGTGGGTTCAGGGGAAAGCGAAGGTCCGCATCCCCTTCCTCGGCTGGGTGCGTCTCCAGTTCGCCAATCTCGCGAGCGCGACCGCCAGCACCGGGCCTGCGACGCTAGCCGGGCTTCGCCTGCAACTCGGGCTGTTCGCGGCCGGGCTGGGGACCGTCGTTTCGCGTCGACGCGGCTGGTTGTAGGGCGGGGTTTCGGGTTCGGTTTTTCGCGGTTTCATCGATTTCTGCCCAGCTGGCAGGCGCGTGCTCGTGAGCGTACCGAGTGAAACGAGGCCGCGAATCTGAGCCGCGCGAGGGATGAGTACCGCAGGGGAGTGACGTGAAACGGAACGTACCGAGGAACGGAATCGGCTGGGGAGGGTGTGGTCGCAGTACTGTGCCGTGGCGGTCTCCAGTGCCATCGGCGCGAGTCAGCTACTCCCGAGACAGCCACCCTTCGGTTCGACTCGAAACGGTGACCACCGGCGCGAAATGGCAACCACCAGCGCATCAAAAACAGCAACCGGAATAAGAACAGCAACCGCAATTAGAACAGCAACGAGAAGGAACGCTTTCAGTTGTTGAACCGGGCCTGCACGAACGGCTGGATGTTCTCGATGTCGCCCAGCCGCGAGTCGCTCATGAGTACGGCCTCGGTCTCGTCGATGGGCACGGACAGACTGATCTCCTTGGTGCGGCCGTACCGGCCTTTCGAGACGACGACCGCGTTCACGATGCCGAGCATGTCGAGTTCGGAGATGAGGTCGGTGACGCGGCGCTGGGTGAGCACGTCGGCGTCGATCTCCTCGCAGAGGCGCTTGTAGATGTTGAACACCTCACCCGTGTTGATGTTGTGGACGCCGTTCTTCTCCAAGAGGATGATGGCGAACAGGACGAGTTTGCTCTGCGTGGGGAGGGTGCGTACCACCTCGACCACGCGGTCGAGCTCGATCTTGTCCTGGGCCTGCCGGACGTGCTCCTCGTCGACGACCTCGGACTGCGAGCGCTCGGCGAGTTCGCCGGCAGTCCGGAGCAGGTCGAGTGCCCGACGGGCGTCACCGTGTTCCTGTGCGGCGAAGGCGGCACACAGCGGGATGACGTCACCCGTCAGCGCACCCTCTTTGAACGCCACGTCGGAACGGTGCTGGAGGATGTCCCGGAGCTGGTTCGCGTCGTAGGGTGGGAAGACGATCTCCTCCTCGCCGAGGCTGGACTTGACGCGGGGGTCGAGGAAGTCGGTGAACTTCAGGTCGTTCGAGATACCCATGATGCTCACACGGGAGTTCTCGAGTTCGGAGTTCATCCGCGAGAGGTTGTACAGGGTGTCGTCGCCCGATTTCTCGACCAGCTTGTCGATCTCGTCGAGCATGATGACGACCACGCGTTCCTCGTAGTCGACCGCGTCGAAGAACACGCTGTAGACGCGGTCGGTCGGCCACCCCGTCATCGGGACGCTCTCGAACTCGTCCTGGTCCTCGCGGAGGGACTCGATGCGGTCGCGAACCGCCTCCCTGGACTCGAACTCCGTCCCGGTCAGTGGGTGTGACTGCCCGGCGCTGCCGTGGCGGTCGTCGGCCGAGTCAGCGACCGACCCCTGCTCGTCGAGGGCGTCCAGCAGCTCTTCGAGCTCGTCGATTCGACGGTCGATTATCTCCTCGTTCTCGTCGATGAACTTGTTCGCGAGCTGGGCCAGCACGCGGTACTGGGTGTCCGTCACCTCGCAGTTGATGTACTCGACGGAACACGGCACCTCGTACTTCTTCGACGTGCTCTCGAGTTCGTTCGAGACGAACTTCGCGCTGGCGGTCTTCCCGGTCCCCGTCTTCCCGTAGATGAGGATGTTGGAGGGGGTCTCGCCACGGAGCGCGGCGACGAGGATGGTCGCCATCTTGTTGATCTGCTCCTTCCGATGAGGGAGCTCGTGTGGCGTGTAGGAGGGGCGAAGCACCTCCTTGTTCTCGAAGATGGGTTCCCCGCTGAGGAGGTCGTCGAACAGCCCCTGTGATTCCTCCTCTTCCTCCTCGTCGAGGACGACGTCGTCGAGGTCGACGCTGAAGTCTCGTGAGGTCTCTATCTTCCCGGGTCGCTCCCGGTCTGGCTCGTCATCGCCCGCCTCTTCTTTATCGGTCATCTGTTACTTAACCCCCTTGTTTCAGCTGGAGATTATCTGCTCATGTCGCGCGAGAGGACGTGACACCGCAAATCAGTAGGTCTACAGCGTAGAACGCGATGTCGGTTCGTCCAGTTGATGCAAACGAACCAGATGAACAGGAGGGTAATAATAGTTGTCCTTCACCGACCAATTCAGGGGGTGTTCCACCCGAAGAAACCGGGGTCGATGTCGGTGTAAATCGGTTACACGGGCGGTAGCGGGCTCGAAAAAGGATTTTAGATGCGCTCCGTGAAACATGGTCCCCGTCGGTTTCAGGTCGAACGGTAAATCACGGTGGGTGTAGGCCGGTCGGAGCTGTTCTTGCCTCGACGACGGGTCCCGTCGTGGTGGGGATGGGTATGACACTGGGACTGGCTGTGGCCGGTGGATCACTTGTGGGAGTAGTCTCGAGGGTGAAAGCCGGGTGGACGGGAAGCG from Haloarchaeobius sp. HME9146 harbors:
- a CDS encoding LLM class flavin-dependent oxidoreductase, which produces MDLSLVDLSPVPDGGSATDAYANTVEIAQQAERLGYSRLWVAEHHGMADVLAGTTPEVLLGHLAAETDSIRLGSGAVLLNHYSPFKVAEQFGALDALAPGRIDAGLGRANGSPAVDRALGTERHVQNPDEDHAEKITAVVNHLYDDYPAEHAYSDIQIPRSGADEPVPWVLGSSPSSAALAGELGLRYCFAAFIRPQFATHAFEQYREHFQQSELSSGIDEPQGMVAVNAVCAETDEEAARLRAMAEASYKRMQRGVIGTTPSIEEAIDELGGVPEPTPATLDADEWPRAISGSPETLSGLLEQLTERVGVDEAMIQHVVADHDDALRSHELLADGVGLTPR
- a CDS encoding aspartate kinase is translated as MRVVAKFGGTSLGSGDRINRAADSVAAAVREGHEIAVVASAMGNTTDDLLDEITFEADESDRAEIVSMGERTSVRMLKAALTARGIDAVFLEPGHPDWPVVANENGEVNVEETKKRAAKIAAELDGVVPVITGFLAETMDGHITTLGRGGSDTTAVMLGKYFDADEVVIVTDVEGVMTGDPHVVEGARNVGQISVDELRNLSFRGAEVVAPSALSYKDDNLDVRVVHYQHGDLLSGGTQITGEFKHLVDMLEEPLACLTIAGRAIRNQSGVFHRLSEALAESDINIDAVASGMDSITFYVDESEAERSENILHREVVEDEMLSSVTVEDNIAVVRITGGELPNQPGVIAGIVNPLADAGINVHDIITSATSVAIFVTWEDREQTLEILQNLY
- a CDS encoding DNA-directed DNA polymerase II small subunit; protein product: MPLEGSARIVGELASHGYNAEREAVTLIATADDPTGTLRAVVDAAGPDTIVITAEDVQTVRDAAPSSAPVPDPKGTATTDAETADTDPSVSGGDSTDEPTNGATAPVETGGSFERSGDRSHRSLDIAGDITGQSTGTGEYKDFVKVFRDRYDKLSSKLRGRVNHRPTTAIESMAPGSEVAIVGMVNDIRSTASGHWLVELEDTKGTFPCLVMKDRDIAELVDELLCDEVIAIEGTLSDDAGIVFVDAMHFPDVPRTYEPSYADRHVQAALISDVHVGSQEFMHDEWDAFCDWLYTEEAEHVEYLLIAGDMVEGVGVYPNQDEELDVVDIYEQYETFNEKLKQVPGDLEIVMIPGNHDAVRLAEPQPGFDDELRSIMSAHDARITGNPSTVTIEGVSVLMYHGVSLDEVIAELPEDKASYEEPHKAMYQLLKKRHVAPQYGGHTRLAPEEKDYLVIEDVPDIFHTGHVHKLGFGKYHNVLAINSGCWQEQTDFQKSVNINPDSGYAPIVDLDTLDVTVRKFS
- a CDS encoding S26 family signal peptidase, giving the protein MTGPGNADDPDDADRPDGRDGDPAAPGDDQGPTDEWEWVSDESSPDDADGSEPLGTTPEQDRVVDADADAATPPPQPNGNGDDSEEFDGPIDWFFNTSDPWVQTIRDIGSSVLTVALIGLVLFAVSGVWPPLVAVESGSMEPHMHKNDLVFIVDQDRYAPDGGIEGTGVVTYQHARTNGGYWSFGDYGNVIVYQPYGDVRRTPIIHRAMFYVERGENWYDRANESYLDGADSCAEIANNACPAPHAGFITKGDNQVTNDHYDQVGGQSNIVRPEWVQGKAKVRIPFLGWVRLQFANLASATASTGPATLAGLRLQLGLFAAGLGTVVSRRRGWL
- a CDS encoding Cdc6/Cdc18 family protein → MTDKEEAGDDEPDRERPGKIETSRDFSVDLDDVVLDEEEEEESQGLFDDLLSGEPIFENKEVLRPSYTPHELPHRKEQINKMATILVAALRGETPSNILIYGKTGTGKTASAKFVSNELESTSKKYEVPCSVEYINCEVTDTQYRVLAQLANKFIDENEEIIDRRIDELEELLDALDEQGSVADSADDRHGSAGQSHPLTGTEFESREAVRDRIESLREDQDEFESVPMTGWPTDRVYSVFFDAVDYEERVVVIMLDEIDKLVEKSGDDTLYNLSRMNSELENSRVSIMGISNDLKFTDFLDPRVKSSLGEEEIVFPPYDANQLRDILQHRSDVAFKEGALTGDVIPLCAAFAAQEHGDARRALDLLRTAGELAERSQSEVVDEEHVRQAQDKIELDRVVEVVRTLPTQSKLVLFAIILLEKNGVHNINTGEVFNIYKRLCEEIDADVLTQRRVTDLISELDMLGIVNAVVVSKGRYGRTKEISLSVPIDETEAVLMSDSRLGDIENIQPFVQARFNN